The sequence below is a genomic window from Malassezia restricta chromosome IV, complete sequence.
GTATGCCATACCCCATGCGCATACTACCGGCGATCGATGGCTCGGAGTATGGGCGCATCTTCTTTTGGAGGAGCATGTGGAtgccgtgcgcacgctgaCAGCGTCCCTTCCCGCACCGGCAGATCGGCGTCCCATGCATGATCTACCTGATCCCAGTATGCTGCTACTGCTCGAATACTTCAAGCAGCAGTACTGGTGCTATGAGGCTTTGGATCCTTACACAGAAACACAGTGCGTTTCTTTCTATGCACGCTTGCTGTGTATGTCAGGATGCGATTGGGTTGGCTTGACGATGCTGCGGTCTTGGTCCTTCGCCCGAGACGCGCCGGAaccaccagcaccagctCCCTTACCGACAGAGAGTGCACCTGCGCCCACCAAGATCGGTTCACTTATGGGCGAGCGTCGTCCACCGCCTGCTCAAACGATGGCAGAGTTCGACATGTCGGCCTTTGGCTTGTAGTagcgcgcctgctcagACGTGCCTCGTGGACCTGGCAGGGGAGGATCGACTCATTCCTGGGTATGTAAATCTGTAATTAATTTCGCCAGGGTCGGGTGCCTAGACCCCAAATGAAACCACGCCATTTTTTGGGCGGACGCATAGCTCCTTGATACCATGAGTGCTATGCTTACGCGTGCTtcgcgcttcgcgctcgtctCCAAGCCATTTTCTCAGACTCTTAGATTCAAGTCGGTGTGGTCGGGCGTGCAGGCAGGTCCACCTGACGCCATTCTCGGCGTGACGGAGGCGTTCAAGCGTGACACGGATCCACGCAAGATCAACCTCGGTGTGGGTGCGTACCGTGACGAGGCCGGTCTGCCCTATGTGCTGCCAAGTGTGCTTGAGGCTGATAAGCGCATCGCCAACATGAATCTCGACAAGGAGTACCTGCCGATCACGGGTCACTCCAACTACCAAAAGCTGGCTGCGACGTTCGCCTATGGCGCTGACTCGAAGCCACTGAAGGAGAACCGGATCGCGACGACCCAGAGTATCTCGGGAACAGGATCGCTCCGTATTTCAGGCGAATTTCTCGCTCGTCACTACCCATACAACAAGGAGGTGTACCTGCCCACACCTTCGTGGGGCAATCACCGCCCGATCTTCCTGAACTCGGGCCTGCAGGTGAAGCAGTACACGTACTATGACAAGGAAACCGTGGGATTGAACCTCGAAGGTATGCTGCGGGACCTGAAGAATGCGCCAAGCAGGAGCATCGTTCTGCTtcatgcatgcgcgcacaACCCGACAGGCGTGGATCCAACGCAGGAGCAGTGGAAGCAGATTTCGGACGTGGTCAAGGAGAAGGAGATGTTCCCCCTCTTTGACATGGCATACCAAGGCTTCGCCAGTGGTGATCCAGACCGCGACGCATTCGCCGTGCGCTACTTCGTGGAACAGGGCCACCAAATCGCGCTCTGCCAGAGCTTCGCCAAGAACATGGGTCTGTACGGTGAGCGCTGCGGTCTGTTCTCGCTCGTGACGGCCAATGAAGACGAGGCTAAACGAGTAGAAAGCCAGCTCAAGATTACCATTCGCCCCATGTACTCGAACCCGCCAGTGCACGGTGCCCGTAttgccgagctcgtgctTTCGGACCCTCAACTGTACGCTCAGTGGCTCAAGGAGGTCAAGGGCATGGCTGACCGCATCAACAATATGCGCCGTAcgctcaagacgctgctgtACGAGAAGCACGGCTCCAAGCACAACTGGGAGCACATTACGAACCAGATCGGCATGTTTGCCTTCCTGGGTGTCACGCCAGAGCAGGTCAACAAGCTTGTGAACGAGCACCATGTCTACCTGACCCAGGATGGCCGCATTTCTGTCGCTGGTATTACGGACCACAACGTGGGCCACCTCGCTGCCTCGCTGCATGACGTCACTTCGAACTAAGGGTCGGCATTCCGTAGTGTGGGTGGCATCCATGGCAAGCCCAGCATGTCAAAGACGTGCTCTTCCGTAGGCGTGACAAGTGTGCGCTGTGTATGCAAATCGACGAGACCCATTTGTGAAAACTGCATGTCAGGAGAAAAACACGTACGGAAAAGCCTCGGGCCTGGGCCCATCGCCGCAGATCACGCTCGTAGAGGGAACTGCCCGTCCATGCAAGAATAGCTGCGCCGTATCGGTTTGGAGCGGCAAATACTATGTCCACTCGCCGATGAACCGGGCCATGCAAAGCTGTAGAGGCCACATAGACCACCTCCGCCACATCCACCTCCCGGTGATCCTCTTGGCGTGGGACACTGAGTATGTGTGATACTCTGCCAAGACGTTGTAATGTCTGCACCAGACTAGACAAGATAGAAGATGCTGAGTTGCTAGTTGTGCCCGACATCACCATATCCACATCCCCAGATGCTGCCTTACCGCGCCGAAAACTCCCCGCAATCGTGGCATGAGCATCAGGCACCATAGATTGGAGTATATGGTGAATGGCCGCAGCGATAGACTCGACTTGATCACGCGGAATCAATTGAGACAGGTCTGGAAGCAGGGCCAGACTTGTGACAGGCCCGAGTCGGGCAGAAAGGTCGGTcttgcagcgccgcgtgaCATCCTCCAGCGTCCTGCAGCCCTCATTGTAAACACGCTCTGCTGTGCGGGGACCGATGCCGTACAGCTTCATAAAAGTGAGCATGGTTTGCACTGCAGGGTCAGATCGGATCATACGAGCTTCAGGAATATAGCCTTCCTCATAAAATTGGCGAATGGTAGTAGCCATTTTCGGCCCTACGCCTTTGATCTGACGAAGATCTGCATGGCTAGTGGTGGCCAAAAAGTGCGGCACAGCTTTGACGGCACTGGCTGCGCGAAGATAAGCCAGCTCGCTATGCACGTCATACGCAAGACGTCGGTGCGTTCGAAGCAGCTCTAGCTCATCCACCAGGGCCTGGTTCCACGGGCTACGCAAAGGCGTGGGACGACATACGGCATATTCCGAATTTGTCCAAGTTGGCGCAGGACTAGCTTCACGCGATGAATTCAAAAACGGGGAAGATGGGGGAGGTGTAGCATCTGAATCGCACATGCAACATTGCGCAGTAGGATCCTGCTCCTTGACCCGTCTTGGTTGCCATGCTAGGAAGCCATCAAAAGCGAGGCATTTCTTCTGTCGGGCAGACTCATCGAGCCATTCGGTTTCTAATATGGGCATACAATCTCTCTCTTCTGCGCTCGTATGCATCTCTATGCGTTTTGGGGCACGAATACCAGTGAGCAGCATATTGGCATCGCGCCGGTCTGTGCAAACAACAGCTCCCAGCTGCTTCGCCAAAGCACAAAGGCGCGAATACTCACTTGGGTTTATTTTTTCTTCAAGTATAAAAACACGTATCGCATGTGTCAAGATGCGGTcagacgcgcctcgctgcctCCATTGTGCCTGCCCCAGCACATCACCCGACATCGATAGTCGTAAGCATGGGCCAACTTGGGTAGCGATTTTTTTTTGTACTCCACCCATCACATGGGGGGTCTGCGTCGATCTTTTTTTCTCGCCTGTGATTGTGCGGATGACAGGGGTTGGTCGTGTACGGCACGACGCGACTCGAGCATCACCATACTCATCCAAGCCAAATGTAAAGAATCCTTCAAAGAGTCCAAGGCGCTATCTGCATTCTGCATTTGATAATTTGTACGTTGTTACATCGTTGACCATATTAGCTATGATTTTTTTATGGAGAGCAATGTACACGCTGGCGCCCCATCCATCCGACCTCGGATAACACATACGCGACAAAGCTCACTACGATCTTCTTCCGAAGTTTCAGATGAATCCATGTCAGATGAGGACACAGGAACGCGTGATGCACTCAGTAACGACACTGGATCATGGGGCCAAGTGCCTATGCAATCCACGCCACGTCCACGTGCTCAAAGAGAGATACAAGATGATTCCTTCCTTGACCGACTTATGACAGGGGCCAAGGATGTCCCAAAAGCGCCAAAAAGAAAGCGTGGACGCCCGCGTAAAGAAGAAGCGGCCTTTACATTCCATCCATCATCTATACAGCCTCAAGCATCCGTGTCTGCATCGTTTCCGAGGCGTGCCACTCAAACTACCAGCACACCTTTGGAAGACTCGACTGAACAGCCAAAACGAAAGCGTGGGAGGCCGCGTAAGCGTGAACTTGCGCCGCATGAAGAAATCGCCCTTATTGCCTTTAAACAGTCTGGCCATATCCCCCCATGGACTGTCATAGCACCTGTGGACAGGCCACCTCAATACCCAGAAACCCATGTTTATTTCCGTGTCCCGCAGACAAGGCGGCACCCTCCTTCTATACTCGACTCACCTGAAGCCCCAAAGCCACAGCCCTCGCGCTGGTGGCACTACAAGCGACCACTATTAAGAGGTATACCGGCAAGACGAACGGATGGTCAAACGCCTGAGCCACTGCCACTCGCCCCGccaggacgacgaccacgCACACGTGTGGACTATGCGGCTTTGCAACATCTCCAGCTCGCAAACCGAGCGCGTGGAGCTCAACTTGATGTACAAGCACTTTGGCAGCATCGTGTGTCTAAGGAGAAGGCACGATTCACGAAGGCTGCCACCACTGGTGATGCTACAACGGCAGCATGACACGGTAGAATATGCGAAATAATGACACCTGTGTAAGTAGCCATGGAACAACGTACTAGAAACACCACCAAATACACCATCACTGAAATGAAGTTTAGGCAAATGAGCGAGGTCTGTAAATTACAAAAGGGGCTCTTGTCAGAAATGTTCGCATTCGTATCCTGGTACGCATGCGAGTAAAATGGAGACGAAGATTTGATACATCCAATCGTCGATGTGAAATAATTGTCAAAAGATAAAGCCAGCTCGGCGGACCATAAACAAACGAACACAAGCTCCAACGTCATGTACCAAAGCTTGGAACTCGCTTTCCACAAGCCGATCGGACGGCTTTTGTATTCAAGCCATATTTGAAACAATGCATACGCAAGTGAAAGGGGTGCAAATATAATGGCTGTCAAAGGACTTATCCCCACCGAGGATTCAATATCATGCTGAATCAATTGGCGCCGGAGTCGAACACCCACAGCGAGGGTGGATGTCAGCACGGCAATGTTTATTAGACGCAACAGGAGCGGTACGAAAGGGTTTCGAAGCAAAAACACAGCCAGCTTtcgatgccaaggcactcGAAATGCGCCTTTATGAATACGTGAGCCAACCAGTGTATTCCCAGCCACATGTGCGTTTGAATCGGCTCCCAATGCGTCTTTAAAGGCCCATGGTTGATTCCACGCAGCTAAGGAGCTTTTGTACTGTGTAAGAGTATGCTGTCCATCCAGTGCCATTTTCTTTTCATCATGAGGAGATAAGAAACTCCAGCCGATCATATCGTGTggagctcgtcgtggcTTTGACGTGTCTAGCGACTCAGCTGGTGGCCTTACCAGCTCTGGCCTTTGACCCCGATCTGCATGTTGGGCATAAAGTCTGTGTACTGATTGCTTTTGGAGGGCGTTCCAGTTCGATACGTCGGCGCTGGTATATGGTAGGTGAAGTGGTAAACGAATGGAGTCACGGTCGATATAGCATGTCGTAGAAACACTGGGCATCTCATCCTCATTATCCCATGGGACATCTTCTAGCACAGGACGCAAGTTGACTGGAAAGTGATCCCCTGGCCGCATCATTGGCTCTTCGTTAGGCGCCATGGAAACATCGCACCTGTCATCTTTCGAATGCACATTCATGACATGGCAAAGGAGACTAAGAAACTGATGCGCCTAGACTCGAGGCCCATGTTGCCTCCACATTTACGCCCATTCTGCCAATTCTACAACGAATGCCATGCTTAGCTTCACAAACCGAAGTAGGTGAGGAAAAGAGAATCCTGGTATATCATAGCGATCAAGTGAAGTCTGGAAGTGAGAGACAAAAACACATACGTGAATCATT
It includes:
- a CDS encoding aspartate aminotransferase, mitochondrial, with protein sequence MSAMLTRASRFALVSKPFSQTLRFKSVWSGVQAGPPDAILGVTEAFKRDTDPRKINLGVGAYRDEAGLPYVLPSVLEADKRIANMNLDKEYLPITGHSNYQKLAATFAYGADSKPLKENRIATTQSISGTGSLRISGEFLARHYPYNKEVYLPTPSWGNHRPIFLNSGLQVKQYTYYDKETVGLNLEGMLRDLKNAPSRSIVLLHACAHNPTGVDPTQEQWKQISDVVKEKEMFPLFDMAYQGFASGDPDRDAFAVRYFVEQGHQIALCQSFAKNMGLYGERCGLFSLVTANEDEAKRVESQLKITIRPMYSNPPVHGARIAELVLSDPQLYAQWLKEVKGMADRINNMRRTLKTLLYEKHGSKHNWEHITNQIGMFAFLGVTPEQVNKLVNEHHVYLTQDGRISVAGITDHNVGHLAASLHDVTSN
- a CDS encoding DNA polymerase mu, whose product is MSGDVLGQAQWRQRGASDRILTHAIRVFILEEKINPSEYSRLCALAKQLGAVVCTDRRDANMLLTGIRAPKRIEMHTSAEERDCMPILETEWLDESARQKKCLAFDGFLAWQPRRVKEQDPTAQCCMCDSDATPPPSSPFLNSSREASPAPTWTNSEYAVCRPTPLRSPWNQALVDELELLRTHRRLAYDVHSELAYLRAASAVKAVPHFLATTSHADLRQIKGVGPKMATTIRQFYEEGYIPEARMIRSDPAVQTMLTFMKLYGIGPRTAERVYNEGCRTLEDVTRRCKTDLSARLGPVTSLALLPDLSQLIPRDQVESIAAAIHHILQSMVPDAHATIAGSFRRGKAASGDVDMVMSGTTSNSASSILSSLVQTLQRLGRVSHILSVPRQEDHREVDVAEVVYVASTALHGPVHRRVDIVFAAPNRYGAAILAWTGSSLYERDLRRWAQARGFSFSQMGLVDLHTQRTLVTPTEEHVFDMLGLPWMPPTLRNADP